The Frondihabitans australicus genome includes a region encoding these proteins:
- a CDS encoding SdrD B-like domain-containing protein has translation MRLIARRGGLVAGLALIALAAPGIAAAPVPAGVIQLSIGVTADGSGPFSASQQAGGDTGPSNGIVRTNDTITYSVSVNSNDGHTDNETFSLTAPSGTTWAGVPAQCLGPGSELSGSRLVCNLGTVESGNTRAVPAVLTVGDGLANGAVVAVEGVLTGDGAAPVSATSRSTTVSASPRYDLSKSIQSPILTRGVVGPNGSTRGLSFLYPIAVTWNPLVAGQGLAGHERLSGAMTFTDDVSKMTGPAASTAQLLPDASGQACGLNTSAQFRSLPNGSGGAPRGVQGSGTISCTQSAPGAPITVTIAGTDTSLASATLPSLSASGGPIAGGSANYVAVMWLRVWTPTPAAGVGYNAQDSYSALQATSISGQSNYGAAGEPLANNAATWPVIPSGNGSGIKNLSIVDPETGAESNGSARTGDPFRTPGTLTGSQVVLTNPGLSTFTGSIVCDVFDNRHETIAKGADGHYAAVQNGSPGARVEFAASTWTTNEAARTATCDDDDATWYDSPEDVPGGLSAVGRVRMLTDVPGNGRADLLLYTRINADVPTSTDVWDYASFDQGSTSSRGWVHASTPTDTPSALSDYVTVTQNLARVTQKIVETGTDPSTTPDTTQFVTPGNDLDYALYPTLTNASSDTAPTTLRVVDTLPVGVSYVAGSGSIEPTSIEAAAGPGGSTVQRLVWALDGTAPNTVITPIRFVSHVSSSAQAGPIVNTVAVSTAGDVSAPALRRATRSVQVIATGGMSAVVSAIEPVVVAGDDLGWNLDYTNTDSTPVTDTDLIDVFPYNGDPRRSSFHGGLGLAKPVEIDTSKGETVRYTDGDPFTVSTDGAADSNQPGGSTVWCALDQLGATGCPSSLAGVTAIRLQREAPVAPGATVTHELRLATDGAENDDHYVNRFGLRASNLALAVESRLAPVDVVTGAVGDHVWFDANRNGLQDSGEKPAAGVAVRLAGVDDLGHAVRATTTTGGRGDYLFDGLRPGRYTVSFSAPAGSTWTRAHAGSNTALDSDVDARGVAGPFDITAETASGGGLTGVERDLTIDAGLVSSVTTPEPGGPDESVIVPPGGGHSGGGHGGAGGTTSGGGGALAFTGATGVFAALALALAAMAGGVMLIAVRRRRRSIDRPSAR, from the coding sequence ATGAGACTCATCGCACGACGGGGCGGTCTCGTCGCCGGATTAGCGCTGATCGCCCTGGCGGCGCCGGGGATCGCCGCGGCTCCCGTACCGGCCGGCGTCATCCAGCTGTCGATCGGCGTCACCGCCGACGGCTCGGGGCCCTTCTCGGCGTCCCAGCAGGCGGGCGGCGACACGGGGCCGTCGAACGGCATCGTCCGAACCAACGACACGATCACGTACAGCGTGTCGGTCAACTCGAACGACGGCCACACCGACAACGAGACCTTCTCCCTGACCGCGCCCTCCGGGACGACCTGGGCCGGCGTGCCCGCCCAGTGTCTCGGCCCGGGTTCGGAGCTGTCGGGCTCTCGCCTCGTGTGCAATCTCGGCACGGTCGAGAGCGGCAACACCCGGGCGGTTCCCGCCGTCCTCACCGTCGGCGACGGACTCGCCAACGGAGCGGTCGTCGCAGTCGAGGGCGTACTCACGGGCGACGGCGCGGCTCCGGTCTCGGCGACGTCGCGCAGCACCACGGTGTCGGCGAGCCCGCGCTACGACCTCTCCAAGTCGATCCAGTCGCCGATCCTGACCCGCGGAGTCGTCGGCCCCAACGGCTCGACGCGGGGCCTGTCGTTCCTCTACCCGATCGCCGTCACCTGGAATCCCCTCGTCGCCGGTCAGGGCCTGGCCGGGCACGAGCGGCTGAGCGGAGCGATGACCTTCACCGACGACGTCTCGAAGATGACTGGCCCGGCGGCGAGCACCGCACAGCTCCTGCCCGACGCCTCCGGTCAGGCCTGCGGCCTCAACACGTCGGCGCAGTTCCGGTCGCTGCCGAACGGCAGCGGCGGCGCGCCGCGCGGCGTGCAGGGCTCGGGCACGATCTCGTGCACGCAGTCGGCACCGGGCGCACCCATCACGGTGACGATCGCCGGCACCGACACCTCGCTGGCGTCGGCCACCCTCCCCTCGCTGAGCGCCAGCGGCGGCCCCATCGCCGGAGGATCGGCGAATTACGTCGCGGTGATGTGGCTCCGCGTGTGGACTCCGACTCCGGCCGCCGGCGTGGGCTACAACGCCCAGGACTCGTACAGCGCTCTGCAGGCGACGTCGATCAGCGGCCAGAGCAACTACGGCGCTGCTGGCGAGCCGCTGGCGAACAACGCGGCGACGTGGCCGGTGATCCCGTCGGGCAACGGATCCGGCATCAAGAACCTGTCGATCGTCGACCCCGAGACCGGTGCCGAGTCGAACGGCTCGGCCCGGACCGGCGACCCGTTCCGCACGCCGGGAACCCTCACCGGCTCGCAGGTCGTCCTGACCAATCCGGGGCTGTCGACCTTCACCGGCTCGATCGTGTGCGACGTGTTCGACAACCGCCACGAGACGATCGCCAAGGGCGCCGACGGGCACTACGCGGCCGTGCAGAACGGCAGTCCCGGTGCCAGGGTCGAGTTCGCCGCGAGCACGTGGACGACGAACGAGGCCGCACGCACCGCCACCTGCGACGACGACGACGCGACCTGGTACGACAGCCCCGAGGACGTCCCGGGTGGGCTCTCGGCGGTCGGTCGCGTGCGGATGCTCACCGACGTCCCGGGGAACGGCCGCGCCGACCTCCTGCTCTACACCCGCATCAATGCCGACGTGCCGACCTCGACCGACGTCTGGGACTACGCGAGCTTCGACCAGGGCTCGACCTCGAGCCGCGGCTGGGTGCACGCCTCCACCCCGACCGACACCCCGTCCGCCCTCTCGGACTACGTCACGGTCACACAGAACCTCGCCCGGGTCACGCAGAAGATCGTCGAGACGGGCACCGACCCGTCGACCACCCCCGACACGACGCAGTTCGTCACGCCAGGCAACGACCTCGACTACGCCCTGTACCCGACGCTGACGAACGCGTCCAGCGACACGGCGCCGACCACGCTGCGAGTGGTCGACACCCTGCCAGTGGGGGTGTCGTACGTCGCGGGCAGCGGCTCGATCGAGCCCACCTCGATCGAGGCAGCGGCAGGCCCGGGAGGCTCGACGGTCCAGCGTCTGGTCTGGGCGCTCGACGGCACCGCGCCCAACACCGTGATCACGCCGATCCGCTTCGTGTCGCACGTCTCGTCGTCGGCGCAGGCGGGGCCCATCGTCAACACTGTGGCCGTCTCGACCGCGGGCGACGTCTCGGCTCCTGCCCTGCGGCGAGCGACCCGCAGCGTGCAGGTGATCGCCACCGGCGGCATGTCGGCCGTGGTGTCGGCGATCGAGCCGGTCGTCGTCGCCGGCGACGACCTCGGCTGGAACCTCGACTACACGAACACCGACTCGACGCCCGTGACCGACACCGACCTGATCGACGTCTTCCCGTACAACGGCGACCCCCGGCGCTCGTCGTTCCACGGCGGCCTCGGCCTCGCGAAGCCCGTCGAGATCGACACGTCGAAGGGCGAGACGGTCCGGTACACCGACGGCGACCCGTTCACCGTGTCGACCGACGGCGCGGCCGACTCGAATCAGCCCGGCGGCAGCACCGTCTGGTGCGCTCTCGATCAGTTGGGGGCGACCGGCTGCCCGTCGTCGCTCGCCGGCGTGACGGCGATTCGACTGCAGCGGGAGGCCCCGGTCGCGCCGGGCGCCACCGTGACGCACGAACTGCGGCTCGCGACCGACGGTGCGGAGAACGACGATCACTACGTCAACCGCTTCGGCCTCCGGGCCTCCAACCTGGCACTCGCCGTCGAGTCACGACTCGCTCCGGTCGACGTCGTCACGGGCGCCGTCGGTGACCACGTCTGGTTCGACGCGAACCGGAACGGCCTCCAAGACAGCGGGGAGAAGCCGGCGGCGGGCGTCGCCGTGCGGCTGGCGGGCGTCGACGACCTCGGCCACGCGGTCCGCGCGACGACCACGACGGGCGGGAGGGGCGACTACCTCTTCGACGGGCTGCGGCCCGGGCGCTACACGGTGAGCTTCTCGGCTCCTGCCGGATCGACCTGGACCCGCGCGCACGCGGGATCGAACACCGCGCTCGACTCGGACGTCGACGCGCGTGGGGTCGCCGGGCCGTTCGACATCACCGCAGAGACGGCGAGTGGTGGAGGGCTGACCGGGGTCGAGCGCGACCTGACCATCGACGCCGGGCTCGTGTCGTCGGTGACGACGCCCGAGCCGGGCGGCCCCGACGAGTCGGTCATCGTGCCGCCGGGCGGCGGACACAGCGGCGGCGGGCACGGTGGCGCCGGCGGGACAACCTCGGGCGGAGGGGGCGCGCTCGCCTTCACCGGAGCGACCGGCGTCTTCGCCGCGCTCGCTCTCGCGCTCGCGGCGATGGCCGGCGGCGTGATGCTGATCGCCGTCAGACGGCGTCGGCGATCGATCGACCGACCGAGCGCCCGGTGA
- a CDS encoding glycosyltransferase family 4 protein: MKVAVLNNMAPFVHGGAEELALNLVGALERHGHDVELIRLPFRWEPFQVLAKQMSMATTMRVDAADRVIALKFPAYLVPHRDKTLWLLHQYRQAYDLYDAGYTNLPDTDEGRAALDLIRRKDSTAFEGARRIFTNSPTTSARLAQYNGFDSEVLYPPLNDAHLFHDAGDEGYLFAGGRVNSLKRQDLLIRALALTPKSVRLVIAGPADDEASADALRRLAVELGVEDRLTLDLRFTTREELAHRVNHARACIYIPYDEDSLGYVSMEAAQASKPVITTSDSGGILGLVGDGYSGWVAEPTAESLAAAMAEASESSLLCRERGANIHRHWNAHGATWDLTVERLLA, encoded by the coding sequence ATGAAGGTCGCCGTACTCAACAACATGGCGCCGTTCGTCCACGGTGGCGCGGAGGAGCTCGCCCTCAACCTCGTCGGGGCCCTCGAGCGCCACGGACACGACGTCGAGCTCATCCGGCTGCCCTTCCGCTGGGAGCCGTTCCAGGTCCTGGCGAAGCAGATGTCGATGGCCACGACCATGCGAGTCGATGCGGCAGACCGGGTCATCGCGCTGAAGTTCCCGGCCTACCTCGTGCCCCACCGCGACAAGACCCTCTGGCTGCTGCACCAGTACCGCCAGGCCTACGACCTGTACGACGCCGGCTACACGAACCTCCCCGACACGGACGAGGGTCGGGCGGCTCTCGACCTCATCCGCCGCAAGGACTCCACCGCGTTCGAGGGGGCGCGCAGGATCTTCACCAACTCCCCCACGACGTCCGCTCGGCTGGCCCAGTACAACGGCTTCGACAGCGAAGTCCTCTACCCGCCGCTGAACGACGCCCATCTCTTCCACGACGCCGGGGACGAGGGCTACCTGTTCGCCGGTGGCCGGGTGAACTCGCTCAAGCGGCAGGACCTCCTGATCCGGGCGCTCGCCCTCACGCCGAAGTCGGTGCGTCTGGTCATCGCCGGCCCCGCCGACGACGAGGCTTCGGCCGACGCGCTCCGGCGGCTCGCCGTCGAGCTGGGTGTCGAGGATCGCCTCACGCTGGACCTGAGGTTCACGACACGCGAGGAGCTGGCCCACCGCGTCAACCACGCACGGGCGTGCATCTACATCCCCTACGACGAGGATTCGCTCGGCTACGTGAGCATGGAAGCGGCGCAGGCGTCGAAACCCGTGATCACCACGAGCGATAGCGGAGGCATCCTGGGCCTCGTCGGCGACGGCTACTCCGGTTGGGTGGCCGAGCCCACGGCCGAGTCGCTCGCGGCCGCCATGGCCGAGGCGTCGGAGTCCTCGCTCCTGTGCCGCGAACGCGGAGCCAACATCCATCGCCACTGGAACGCCCATGGAGCCACCTGGGACCTCACCGTCGAGAGGCTTCTCGCATGA
- a CDS encoding FAD-binding dehydrogenase produces MTDDATDVIVIGAGLAGLVATCELVRAGKRVTIVEQENSQNLGGQAFWSLGGLFLVDSPQQRRLGVRDSFDLAWQDWQGSAQWDRLEPRGADSRGASLAEDTWAARAGRAFVEFAASDAEPWLREQGVRLTALVGWAERGDGRASGHGNSVPRFHVPWGSGPGVSQPFALRVRAAVDEGRVRLLFRHRVDGLKVEGGAVVGVRGHVLAADPAPRGRPSSRDETGEFTLRAQAVVVASGGIGADHDLVRGWWPSRLGTPPARMLTGVPAHVDGRMLEIAERAGGRLVNRDRMWHYTEGIENWNPIWPGHGIRILPGPSPMWFDARGRRLPAPGLPGYDTLGTLRLLRTTPDIAEFDHSWFVVTQTMIAKEFALSGSEQNPDLTSGDVRQLLRSRLGAGSPPPVSAFVDRGADFVVADGCRELAEKMNALTADPSRADGGRLIDPDLLEQQLLDRDAEIENAFSKDQQVMGIRNARRYVGDRLTRVAKPHRVLDQAHGPLIAVRLHVITRKSLGGLQTDLAGRVLGADGSPVPGLYAAGEAAGFGGGGAHGYNALEGTFLAGCVFTGRSVGRSIADAV; encoded by the coding sequence ATGACCGACGACGCCACCGACGTGATCGTGATCGGCGCGGGCCTCGCGGGTCTCGTCGCGACCTGCGAGCTCGTCCGCGCCGGAAAGCGCGTGACGATCGTCGAGCAGGAGAACTCGCAGAACCTCGGCGGGCAGGCGTTCTGGTCGCTCGGCGGGCTGTTCCTGGTCGACTCGCCGCAGCAGCGCCGGCTCGGCGTGCGCGACTCGTTCGACCTGGCATGGCAGGACTGGCAGGGGTCGGCGCAGTGGGACCGCCTCGAGCCGCGCGGCGCAGACTCACGCGGCGCAAGCCTCGCCGAAGACACCTGGGCAGCGAGGGCCGGCCGCGCCTTCGTCGAGTTCGCCGCCTCCGACGCCGAGCCGTGGCTGCGCGAGCAGGGCGTGCGCCTGACCGCGCTCGTCGGCTGGGCCGAGCGCGGCGACGGGCGCGCGTCGGGGCACGGCAACTCCGTCCCCAGGTTCCACGTTCCCTGGGGCAGCGGACCCGGCGTCTCACAGCCGTTCGCGCTCCGGGTCAGGGCGGCGGTCGACGAGGGCCGGGTGCGGCTGCTCTTCCGGCATCGTGTCGACGGGCTGAAGGTCGAGGGCGGGGCGGTGGTGGGCGTGCGCGGCCACGTGCTGGCTGCCGATCCTGCGCCCCGGGGCCGACCGTCGTCGCGCGACGAGACGGGCGAGTTCACCCTGCGAGCGCAGGCGGTCGTGGTCGCGTCGGGCGGCATCGGGGCCGATCACGACCTGGTCCGGGGGTGGTGGCCATCGCGGCTGGGCACGCCGCCCGCCCGCATGCTCACGGGCGTCCCCGCCCACGTCGACGGCCGGATGCTCGAGATCGCCGAGCGCGCCGGCGGGCGCCTCGTGAACCGCGACCGGATGTGGCACTACACGGAGGGCATCGAGAACTGGAACCCGATCTGGCCGGGCCACGGGATCAGGATCCTGCCCGGCCCGTCGCCGATGTGGTTCGACGCGCGCGGCCGCCGGCTGCCGGCCCCGGGGCTGCCCGGCTACGACACGCTCGGAACGCTGCGGCTGCTGCGGACCACCCCCGACATCGCCGAGTTCGACCACTCGTGGTTCGTCGTCACGCAGACCATGATCGCGAAGGAGTTCGCCCTCTCGGGATCCGAGCAGAACCCCGACCTCACTTCGGGTGACGTCCGGCAGCTGCTGCGCAGCCGGCTGGGCGCAGGATCACCGCCACCGGTCTCGGCCTTCGTCGATCGCGGCGCCGACTTCGTCGTGGCCGACGGCTGCCGCGAGCTCGCCGAGAAGATGAACGCCCTCACGGCCGACCCCTCGCGCGCCGACGGCGGGCGCCTGATCGACCCCGACCTGCTCGAGCAGCAGCTGCTGGATCGGGACGCGGAGATCGAGAACGCCTTCTCGAAGGACCAGCAGGTGATGGGAATCCGCAACGCTCGACGGTACGTCGGCGACCGCCTGACACGCGTGGCGAAGCCGCACCGCGTGCTCGACCAGGCGCACGGGCCGCTCATTGCGGTGCGGCTGCACGTCATCACGCGCAAGTCTCTCGGGGGCCTCCAGACCGACCTGGCCGGCCGCGTCCTCGGCGCCGACGGATCGCCGGTGCCGGGGCTGTACGCGGCCGGCGAGGCGGCGGGCTTCGGCGGAGGAGGAGCCCACGGCTACAACGCGCTCGAGGGCACCTTCCTCGCCGGGTGCGTCTTCACCGGGCGCTCGGTCGGTCGATCGATCGCCGACGCCGTCTGA
- a CDS encoding MFS transporter, producing MSTHGTAHGHGEKPPSPFSQPRAVWAVAFACVVSFMGIGLVDPILKTLAGQLKATPSQVELLFTSYLVVTAVAMLVTGWVSSRIGPKRTLIAGLTLIVVFAAAAGSVNSISGIVGFRAGWGLGNALFIATSLSVIVGSASGGFAGAIVLYESALGIGIALGPLIGGVLGSISWRGPFYGVSVLMFIALLATLFFLPKMPKPARKQKLSEPLTALKHGALRTTSIVGFLYNWAFFTLLGYSPFLMGIDSPILLGLVFCGWGVLVAVFAVWGAPWLQRRFGTPRTLYVNFVLMAIDLAVIGVFPGNHVAVIVAVIIAGAFIGVNNTLVTTAVMSIAPVERPVASATYGFVRFIGGGMAPFVAGILVDAFNAHVPFLLGTATLIAAAIVLSTAHRALDAADRGEVAQPEPDALAAAEDADPFPEAATVGNAD from the coding sequence ATGAGCACACACGGCACGGCGCACGGTCACGGCGAGAAGCCGCCGAGCCCGTTCTCGCAGCCTCGCGCGGTCTGGGCGGTCGCGTTCGCCTGCGTCGTCTCGTTCATGGGCATCGGCCTGGTCGACCCGATCCTCAAGACCCTGGCCGGGCAACTCAAGGCGACGCCGTCGCAGGTCGAGCTGCTCTTCACGAGCTACCTCGTCGTCACCGCGGTCGCCATGCTCGTGACGGGCTGGGTGAGCAGCAGGATCGGCCCGAAGCGCACCCTCATCGCCGGCCTCACGCTCATCGTCGTGTTCGCCGCCGCGGCGGGCTCGGTCAACTCGATCTCGGGCATCGTCGGCTTCCGCGCCGGCTGGGGCCTCGGCAACGCCCTCTTCATCGCGACCTCGCTCTCGGTGATCGTCGGCTCGGCCTCCGGCGGGTTCGCCGGCGCGATCGTGCTCTACGAGAGCGCCCTCGGCATCGGCATCGCACTCGGCCCGCTCATCGGCGGCGTGCTCGGGTCGATCAGCTGGCGCGGGCCGTTCTACGGCGTCTCGGTGCTCATGTTCATCGCGCTGCTCGCGACGCTGTTCTTCCTGCCGAAGATGCCCAAGCCCGCGCGCAAGCAGAAGCTCTCCGAGCCGCTCACGGCCCTGAAGCACGGCGCCCTCCGCACCACGAGCATCGTCGGCTTCCTCTACAACTGGGCGTTCTTCACGCTGCTCGGCTACTCGCCCTTCCTCATGGGCATCGACAGCCCGATCCTCCTCGGCCTCGTCTTCTGCGGCTGGGGCGTGCTGGTCGCCGTCTTCGCCGTGTGGGGCGCGCCGTGGCTGCAGCGACGCTTCGGCACTCCGCGAACCCTCTACGTGAACTTCGTGCTGATGGCGATCGACCTCGCGGTGATCGGCGTGTTCCCGGGCAACCACGTCGCGGTGATCGTTGCGGTGATCATCGCGGGCGCGTTCATCGGCGTGAACAACACGCTCGTCACGACGGCGGTGATGAGCATCGCCCCGGTCGAGCGCCCGGTCGCCAGCGCGACCTACGGCTTCGTCCGCTTCATCGGCGGCGGCATGGCGCCGTTCGTCGCCGGAATCCTCGTCGACGCGTTCAACGCGCACGTGCCCTTCCTCCTCGGCACGGCGACGCTGATCGCGGCCGCCATCGTCCTCAGCACGGCGCACCGCGCCCTCGACGCCGCCGACCGGGGCGAGGTCGCGCAGCCCGAGCCCGACGCCCTCGCCGCGGCGGAGGACGCCGACCCGTTCCCCGAGGCCGCTACCGTCGGAAACGCCGACTGA
- a CDS encoding glycosyltransferase family 4 protein produces the protein MKIALFTPTHAQSAIGRVSALVRSALQVAGHDVAVVATELTPLDTWNRNPDLADSTHWTQAKAVRQIAVESDIVFHQVGDHYPFHAGNVHWLPLIGGCVALHDFFMGDMFLSWIADNGTEAAAVLDRWYGLDLGAFLSMASSGQFVERAWPAYPLTEWICQYADGVIAHSDFGLAAVQRSTPAPVIVVPLPYDLPDEADAPAPEAPLLDLIEDDEPEKPITVLTFGRINRNKLCDDVIAAISIHRSLRTRIAYRVVGSIEESERHRLRTFADDLGVDLTVTGEVSSAQLLTELQAADVIVCTRKPTLESASASAIEGMLSGTPLIVVDAGFYAGLPRDAVLHVEPREIQRGISRRLRDIAQGTVDLVAMGAAAKKFAHATFRADTYASELVSLGIEAARRKPLRELELAFPELASPGDTDGADFASAVYAADTLIFRP, from the coding sequence ATGAAGATCGCGCTGTTCACCCCCACCCATGCGCAATCGGCGATCGGCCGCGTCTCGGCGCTGGTGCGCTCGGCCCTGCAGGTGGCCGGCCACGACGTGGCCGTCGTGGCCACCGAGCTGACCCCGCTCGACACGTGGAACCGCAACCCCGACCTGGCCGACTCGACCCACTGGACACAGGCGAAGGCCGTCCGGCAGATCGCCGTCGAGTCGGACATCGTGTTCCACCAGGTCGGCGACCACTACCCCTTCCACGCCGGCAACGTGCACTGGCTCCCCTTGATCGGCGGATGCGTCGCCCTCCACGACTTCTTCATGGGCGACATGTTCCTGTCCTGGATCGCCGACAACGGCACCGAGGCCGCCGCCGTCCTCGATCGGTGGTACGGGCTCGACCTGGGCGCCTTCCTCTCGATGGCCTCGAGCGGCCAGTTCGTCGAGCGCGCCTGGCCCGCGTATCCGCTGACCGAGTGGATCTGCCAGTACGCCGACGGCGTCATCGCGCACTCCGACTTCGGGCTGGCCGCAGTCCAGCGATCGACCCCGGCGCCCGTCATCGTGGTGCCCCTCCCCTACGATCTGCCCGACGAAGCCGACGCGCCCGCGCCCGAGGCGCCGCTGCTCGACCTCATCGAGGACGACGAGCCCGAGAAGCCCATCACGGTGCTCACGTTCGGTCGGATCAACCGCAACAAGCTGTGCGACGACGTCATCGCCGCCATCTCGATCCACAGGTCCCTCCGCACGAGGATCGCGTACCGGGTCGTCGGATCCATCGAGGAGTCCGAGCGCCACCGCCTCCGGACCTTCGCCGACGATCTCGGGGTCGACCTCACGGTCACCGGAGAGGTGTCGTCCGCCCAACTCCTCACCGAGCTCCAGGCGGCGGACGTCATCGTCTGCACCCGGAAGCCGACGCTCGAGTCCGCGTCCGCCTCGGCCATCGAGGGCATGCTCTCGGGGACGCCTCTCATCGTCGTGGACGCCGGCTTCTACGCCGGACTCCCGCGCGACGCGGTGCTGCACGTGGAGCCGCGCGAGATCCAGCGCGGCATCAGCCGTCGGCTCCGCGACATCGCGCAGGGCACCGTCGACCTCGTGGCGATGGGCGCCGCGGCGAAGAAGTTCGCGCACGCCACCTTCCGCGCCGACACCTACGCGTCCGAGCTCGTCTCGCTGGGCATCGAAGCCGCACGGCGCAAGCCGCTGCGCGAGCTCGAGCTCGCCTTCCCCGAGCTGGCCAGTCCTGGCGACACGGACGGAGCCGACTTCGCCTCGGCGGTCTATGCGGCGGACACCCTCATCTTCCGCCCCTGA
- a CDS encoding MarR family winged helix-turn-helix transcriptional regulator, whose product MNDAATLTSDEIAVARALEGVIGWLRQSRQPQELSASALSVLSRLESAGALRITAIAEREGLSQPGTTTLVNRLVAAGLADRGADPADGRVVLVSISDAGLLRLTHYRESRSELVAARLRTLSAADRQALTAALPALTHIVQTEEDAS is encoded by the coding sequence GTGAACGACGCAGCGACCCTCACCTCCGACGAGATCGCCGTCGCGCGAGCCCTCGAGGGCGTCATCGGCTGGCTCCGGCAGTCCCGGCAGCCGCAGGAGCTCTCCGCGAGCGCCCTCAGCGTCCTCTCACGCCTCGAGTCGGCCGGCGCTCTGCGCATCACCGCAATCGCGGAGCGCGAGGGCCTCAGTCAGCCGGGCACGACCACCCTCGTCAACCGCCTGGTCGCGGCCGGACTCGCCGATCGCGGGGCCGACCCGGCGGACGGCCGGGTGGTGCTCGTGTCGATCAGCGATGCCGGGCTCCTGCGTCTCACGCACTACCGCGAGTCGCGCTCCGAGCTCGTCGCCGCCCGGCTCCGCACGCTGTCGGCCGCCGATCGGCAGGCGCTCACGGCGGCTCTGCCCGCACTCACCCACATCGTCCAGACGGAAGAAGACGCATCATGA
- a CDS encoding GH25 family lysozyme codes for MVSRTALVAVVAFAVVAAFGGVCDSTTATRVREVVSDPAPRHVTTLGVDVSAYQHGVDWGNAAGDGARFAYIKATEGDNYTNARLVEQYTGAAAAGISRGAFEFARPNQSDGVVQAEYFVKSLASLGGGRVDGTRTLPPMLDLESDPYTGSDGTNLCWGLTPKQMVRWISEWSDTVIGLTDRTPVIYTTAHWWQVCTGDSAAFAGYPLFIAAYASDASDLSAGAGTLPSAWSHWTFWQYTNAGGQYADLADGSKGSVPARDEDLFRGSLAELQELAAGTFSASSHLRSPRTPVPTPAPAP; via the coding sequence ATGGTCTCGCGCACGGCTCTCGTCGCCGTCGTGGCGTTCGCCGTGGTGGCGGCGTTCGGCGGGGTCTGCGACTCGACGACGGCGACACGGGTGCGTGAGGTGGTCTCGGATCCTGCGCCCCGTCACGTCACCACGCTCGGCGTCGACGTCAGCGCGTACCAGCACGGGGTCGACTGGGGCAACGCCGCCGGCGACGGGGCGAGGTTCGCCTACATCAAGGCCACGGAAGGCGACAACTATACGAACGCGCGCCTGGTCGAGCAGTACACCGGCGCCGCCGCAGCCGGCATCTCGCGCGGGGCGTTCGAGTTCGCGAGGCCGAACCAGTCGGACGGCGTGGTGCAGGCCGAGTACTTCGTGAAGTCGCTGGCGTCGCTGGGCGGCGGCCGGGTCGACGGCACGCGGACGCTGCCGCCGATGCTCGACCTCGAGTCCGACCCGTACACGGGCAGCGACGGAACCAACCTGTGCTGGGGGCTCACCCCGAAGCAGATGGTGCGCTGGATCTCGGAGTGGTCCGACACGGTGATCGGCCTCACCGACCGCACGCCGGTGATCTACACGACCGCGCACTGGTGGCAGGTCTGCACCGGCGACTCGGCGGCGTTCGCGGGCTATCCGCTCTTCATCGCCGCGTACGCGAGCGACGCCTCCGACCTGAGTGCCGGCGCGGGAACGCTGCCGTCGGCCTGGTCGCACTGGACCTTCTGGCAGTACACGAACGCCGGCGGGCAGTACGCCGACCTGGCGGACGGCTCGAAGGGCAGTGTGCCGGCGCGCGACGAAGACCTCTTCCGCGGCAGCCTCGCCGAGCTGCAGGAGCTCGCGGCAGGCACCTTCTCGGCCTCGAGTCACCTCCGCTCGCCCCGCACCCCCGTCCCCACCCCCGCTCCCGCGCCCTAG
- a CDS encoding DUF1294 domain-containing protein, translated as MPHETERLEGTLTSWNDDRGFGFITPPGRPAVFVHISGLGPGADRPRVGDVLTYEEGAGADGRPRALEVRPPGAPPARRPRRSRTAFTVVALFAVLVGVMLVLRPFPLWGVVLYVGMSVVAFFLYAQDKRAAQAGRWRVPESTLLAVGLVGGWPGAVLAQQLIRHKTKKPSFRIRFWGTVALNVAVFIALVLFRERWLASIGL; from the coding sequence ATGCCGCACGAGACCGAGCGCCTCGAGGGCACACTCACCTCGTGGAACGACGACCGCGGCTTCGGGTTCATCACCCCGCCCGGTCGCCCGGCCGTCTTTGTGCACATCTCGGGTCTCGGCCCGGGTGCCGACCGCCCGCGAGTGGGCGACGTGCTCACCTATGAAGAGGGCGCAGGAGCCGACGGACGCCCGCGCGCCCTCGAGGTCCGGCCGCCCGGGGCCCCGCCCGCCCGCCGTCCCCGCCGCTCCCGGACCGCCTTCACGGTCGTCGCCCTGTTCGCCGTGCTCGTCGGAGTCATGCTCGTGCTGAGGCCCTTCCCGCTCTGGGGAGTCGTGCTCTACGTCGGGATGAGCGTGGTCGCGTTCTTCCTCTACGCGCAGGACAAGCGCGCCGCGCAGGCCGGCCGATGGCGGGTGCCCGAGTCGACCCTGCTCGCGGTCGGGCTCGTCGGCGGCTGGCCGGGCGCGGTTCTGGCGCAGCAGCTGATCCGGCACAAGACCAAGAAGCCGAGCTTCAGGATCCGGTTCTGGGGCACCGTGGCGCTCAACGTCGCCGTCTTCATCGCTCTCGTCCTGTTCCGCGAACGCTGGCTGGCGTCGATCGGCCTCTGA